In the Terriglobales bacterium genome, TGAATGAGATTGCGAAGATCGCTATGCCGAGGAAGCTGAGTACGTTTTGCGATCCTTTCTGATGGCGCGCGACAATAATTTTTACGGCCAGGAGTGGAGCCAGCAAGAGGGCCAAAACCACGTGCACAACAAGGCGCGCCGGCAGCTCATCCTCGGCGCTTCTCATTCTCAAGGTCATGTAATAGAGCATGACAGAGTAAATCGCGATGAAAAGATACCCGGCGATGCGATGCGCCACAACCCAGGACCATCCACCCGGCGTGGAACCATTTCTTTTCCCAAGCATGAGCCAGGTATTGAATCCGCCGAGGAGCACAAACAACGAACTCAAGACGATGCTCAGAGATGTATGCATGATGAGTACCTCACAAGATCAACTTCACGTATAAAAAGCCGCCTCACCAGCGAATCAGAACCATCTCTGAACAGAACCCCGGCCCCATGGCGGCCAGCAGCGCATAGCTTCCTGGTTCTGGACGTTTGCTTTTCATGATTTTCTCCAGCACCAGCAGTACCGATGCCGAAGAGAGGTTGCCGACGCTCTGCAGGCATCTCCATGAAACATCAAGGGCCCTTTTCGGGAGCTTGAGGGCCTGCTCGATGGCTTCGAGCACTTTAGGACCGCCGGTATGCATGATCCAGGTTTTGATATCGCACTTGCATAGGCCGTGAGCGCGCAGAAACTCATCCACGTCTTTGCACAAATGTTCAAGGATGATCCTGGGAACGTCGGGAGAGAGCACAATACGAAAGCCGTTTTCGGAGATATCCCAGCCCATCACTTCTTCAGTGTGCGGATAGAAGACGGAACGCGTTGCAATTATTTCAGGGCCGGGGTGGTTCATATCTTGACCGCAAACAATTACGGCCGCAGCCCCATCGCCAAAAAGCATGGATGAGATAACGTTTGCCGGTGAAACATCAGCCCGCTGCCAGGTCAGCGAACATAACTCTACCGAGAGCAAAACCGCTGCCTGATCGGGATGAGCTTTTACGTAGTCGGCAGCACGAGCAATTCCAGCGGCGCCACCAACACAGCCGAGTCCAAAAATGGGAATGCGTTTGATATTTGTTGGAAGTCCCATTCGATTGACGAGGCGGGCATCTACAGATGGGCTTGCGATCCCTGTAACGGAGACAAAGAAAAATGCGCCGAGTTGATCTTTGGAAAGACCGGCGGCAGTGACCGCCTGGCAGATCGCGGCTTCACCGAGATCTTGCGCAACTCGCAACCAGATAGAGTTTGCTTCGCCCCAGGAATAATGTCGTTTGTAATCTTCCAGGGGTAACGATAGAGCACGGCCTTGCACGCCAATACGTGTGTACAACCGCTCAAGGACCCGGGGGTGGCTGACCTCACCGGCCCATTGCGCCTTGAGAGCGTCCGTTATCTCTGATTGCGAGTAGTAGTGCGATGGCAGCGCGCTTGCGACACTTGCAATTCTCATATTGTTCACTAGAAAGGCCTGCACAGCTAGGCAGCCATGCAAGCCTCGGTCTATTCTTCAATTTGGTATTTGTGCCGCCGCTTCCTCATAACATCCGACTTGCAGAGCAGAAGCGACCGCCACGGATCAAGGTTCACCACTTTTCTAAAACCGAAATTGCCACAAAATATTCCTGGGATGGGTTGCGTGCCTGAAAATTGTGATTTGTAACTTTCAGGCCATAAAGAGCATCAAAAGGGCGGGTAAACCAGCCATGCGAGCCTTCGGCTGGATGTTTGGAATGTCCGGCATTTGGCGGGCCATCTTTACGCACACTGCGCCGATCGCCGTGATGCGAAAGGTCAGATGGCGCTCTTTACGGCAGACACCCGCTTCGTGGTATACATGAACGCCAAGGATCAGGCGCCTTCGCAGGAAATGCATTCGCGCGAGGCGCTGGCCCCAGTCATCGCGGAGCTGAACCCGTATGATGCCACTACGCATTTCGTGGACAGAGCACAATCTTCACGCTGACCGGCGACCGAGGCACCGGGGAAACTTACTGCCTGGCGCATCACATCACGGCCGGCGGTGGAAAGAAATCCTTGAATGATCGTCTCGCTCCGCTATCTCGACACGTTCGTGAAGATGGACTGCGGATGACTGCTCGCGGAGCGCCGGCTCTACGTGGACTGGCTGGAGGATCGCGCACTGTCATGATGGCGAATAACCAGGCGGCTTCGGGGTCGACGGTGAACGTTCCAGCGGCGGTCCAGACACGCCTTGTCATCGTGGGCGCGACTGGAATGGTCGGTGGATACGCCCTTCGCTATGCGCTCGATCACCCCGCCGTCAAACATGTGACGGCGATCGGGCGCAGAAAGCTTGACATCTCGCATCCCAAGCTGAAAGAAGTTCTGCACCAAGATTTCGCGGACTGCTCTGCGCTCGCGGAGCCGCTCTCGGGCCAGGACGCAGCGGTCTTTTGCCTGGGCGCGTATACCGGCGCGGTGCCCGATGCGGAGTTGCGCACGATAACCGTGGACTACACGATCGAGTTCGCGCGAGTTCTGCGCGGCAGCAGCCCCGACGCGAGGTTTTCATTCTTAAGCGGGAGTGGCGCGGACCCGACGGGACAAAGCCGGATGGCCTTCGCGCGCTACAAGGGAGAGGCCGAGAAGGCGCTACTTGCGGCGGGCTTCTCCCGCGTTTACCTCTTCCGGCCGGCGTACATCTACCCCGTGGAGCCGCGGAAGGAGCCGAATTTCAGCTACCGTCTGTTGCGCGCGATCTATCCCGCCTTTCGGGTGCTGTTTCCTAACCAGGTGATTCGAGCAGACGAC is a window encoding:
- a CDS encoding 3-oxoacyl-[acyl-carrier-protein] synthase III C-terminal domain-containing protein, yielding MRIASVASALPSHYYSQSEITDALKAQWAGEVSHPRVLERLYTRIGVQGRALSLPLEDYKRHYSWGEANSIWLRVAQDLGEAAICQAVTAAGLSKDQLGAFFFVSVTGIASPSVDARLVNRMGLPTNIKRIPIFGLGCVGGAAGIARAADYVKAHPDQAAVLLSVELCSLTWQRADVSPANVISSMLFGDGAAAVIVCGQDMNHPGPEIIATRSVFYPHTEEVMGWDISENGFRIVLSPDVPRIILEHLCKDVDEFLRAHGLCKCDIKTWIMHTGGPKVLEAIEQALKLPKRALDVSWRCLQSVGNLSSASVLLVLEKIMKSKRPEPGSYALLAAMGPGFCSEMVLIRW